From the Pieris napi chromosome 20, ilPieNapi1.2, whole genome shotgun sequence genome, one window contains:
- the LOC125059554 gene encoding integrator complex subunit 9, with product MKLYCLSSDAAKPCFVLSFKELLIMLDCGLSAHSVLNFLPLPPVPSTRLASLPTYTPPHINDPLLEGELKECCGRVFVDSVPEFCPPLDKVVDFSQLDVILISNYTCMMALPFITEETGFKGQVYATEPTLQIGRFYLEELSEWLSEGGATGEGGPGARRWKELVHLLPPPLAQAVRPRAWRRLFSAAALARSLARVRVVGYDERVDLYGALDATAVSSGFCLGSANWVLRSAHEKVAYVSGSSTLTTHPRPINQAALRGADLLVLAALTQTPAHNPDHMLGDLCVHAALTLRAGGSVLLPVYPSGVLYDLLECLSAHLEGAGLGGVPLYVISPVADASLAYSNILAEWVSGGKQARVALPEEPFPHAALARAGRLRHAKALHHLPDFRQPCVVFAGHPSLRFGAAVHLLELWASNPAHAVIFTEPDFPYVEALAPFQPLAMKAFHCPIDTSLNYSQANKLVRELRPRELALPEQYAAGGGAGRPHVGADVPTVVVKRGAAKAATVRRRAARGTLCGTLAARAVPREVAGGSGGLRAAPLAAELRVRDARVELVAPPAPARAAPLHWSSPDVEALVRALAREGVGSARVEAGAEGEGGSIVHLPRHDTLVHVEPHATHVFCEGRPDVRQALRRALAACLPHV from the exons ATGAAATTG TACTGTTTGAGCAGCGACGCAGCGAAACCATGTTTCGTGTTGTCTTTCAAGGAGCTGCTAATAATGTTGGACTGTGGGCTGTCGGCGCACTCAGTACTTAACTTCCTACCTCTGCCGCCGGTGCCGAGCACGCGTCTGGCTTCTCTTCCTACTTACACTCCACCTCATATAAATGATCCTTTACTTGAAGGG gaaTTGAAGGAGTGCTGTGGACGCGTGTTTGTGGACAGCGTGCCAGAATTCTGCCCCCCCTTGGACAAGGTGGTGGATTTCTCTCAGTTAGATGTCATTCTAATCTCTAACTACACATGCATGATGGCCCTGCCATTCATCACAGAGGAGACGGGATTCAAAGGACAAGTGTATGCCACTGAGCCCACTCTGCAGATTGGAAG GTTCTACTTAGAAGAGCTGTCAGAGTGGCTGAGCGAGGGCGGCGCTACGGGCGAGGGCGGACCTGGGGCTCGGCGCTGGAAGGAGCTGGTCCACCTGCTGCCGCCGCCGCTGGCGCAGGCGGTCCGGCCTCGCGCCTGGCGCCGACTGTTTTCGGCGGCGGCGTTGGCGCGCTCGTTGGCTCGCGTTCGCGTGGTCGGTTACGACGAGCGCGTCGACCTGTACGGCGCGCTCGACGCGACCGCCGTCTCCTCCGGCTTCTGCCTCGGCTCGGCCAACTGGGTGCTGCGCTCGGCGCACGAGAAGGTCGCCTACGTGAGCGGTTCGAGTACGCTCACGACGCATCCGCGCCCAATTAACCAGGCGGCGCTGCGCGGCGCAGACCTGCTCGTGCTGGCGGCGCTCACGCAGACGCCCGCGCACAACCCGGACCACATGCTCGGCGACCTGTGCGTGCACGCCGCGCTCACGCTCCGCGCCGGCGGCTCCGTGCTGCTGCCCGTGTACCCGAGCGGCGTGCTCTACGACCTGCTGGAGTGCCTGTCGGCGCACCTCGAGGGCGCCGGGCTCGGCGGCGTGCCGCTCTACGTGATCTCGCCGGTGGCCGACGCGTCGCTGGCCTACAGCAACATCCTGGCCGAGTGGGTGTCGGGCGGCAAGCAGGCGCGCGTCGCTCTGCCCGAGGAGCCCTTCCCTCACGCGGCGCTCGCTCGCGCCGGCCGCCTGCGTCACGCCAAGGCACTCCATCACCTCCCCGACTTCCGCCAGCCCTGCGTCGTCTTCGCCGGACACCCCAGCCTGCGCTTCGGCGCCGCCGTGCATCTGCTCGAGCTGTGGGCATCGAACCCGGCGCACGCCGTCATCTTCACCG AGCCGGACTTTCCGTACGTCGAGGCGCTGGCGCCGTTCCAGCCGCTCGCCATGAAGGCGTTCCACTGCCCGATCGACACGTCGCTGAACTACTCGCAGGCGAACAAGTTGGTCCGCGAGCTGCGGCCTCGCGAGCTCGCGCTGCCCGAGCAGTACGCGGCGGGCGGCGGGGCCGGGCGGCCGCACGTCGGCGCCGACGTGCCGACGGTCGTCGTGAAGCGCGGCGCGGCCAAGGCCGCTACGGTCCGGAGGCGGGCCGCGCGCGGGACGCTCTGCGGCACGCTGGCGGCTAGGGCGGTTCCGCGCGAGGTGGCCGGCGGCTCGGGTGGGCTGCGGGCGGCCCCGCTGGCGGCCGAGCTGAGGGTGCGCGACGCGCGAGTGGAGCTGGTGGCCCCTCCGGCGCCGGCCCGAGCGGCCCCTCTGCACTGGAGCAGCCCGGACGTGGAGGCGCTGGTGCGGGCGCTCGCTCGCGAGGGCGTGGGGTCGGCGCGGGTGGAGGCGGGCGCGGAGGGCGAGGGCGGCAGCATCGTGCATCTGCCGCGGCACGACACACTCGTGCACGTCGAGCCTCACGCCACGCACGTCTTCTGCGAGGGTCGTCCGGACGTGCGCCAAGCGCTACGCCGCGCGCTCGCCGCCTGCCTGCCGCACGTGTAG
- the LOC125059560 gene encoding leucine carboxyl methyltransferase 1 — translation MNAMSWSVEDEAVIATNTDATECKRCAVDLGYWKDEYITYFAKHVDRKAPEINRGYYARVKALEMFIHQFLERCGTKCQIINLGCGFDTLYWRLKDTTQAVSNFVELDYPSVISKKCQIIKRNKALLEKICTEDGEVVVRSGDLHAEGYHLAGCDLSNVAEVARKLAGAGVRGDAPALLLAECVLVYLRPVAADALLAHLAAAFPRCVLLLYEQCNLADRFGEVMLRNLSARGCALAGERFCRDPAAQERRLLAAGFEAARCWDMETVWRAFPEEERARVEALEMLDERELLQQLHAHYALTVATRGALFADLDLNC, via the exons atgaatgcCATGTCGTGGAGTGTTGAAGACGAGGCTGTTATAGCCACTAATACCGATGCTACCGAATGTAAACGATGCGCAGTTGATCTAGGCTACTGGAAAGATGAATACATCACATATTTTGCTAAACACGTCGACAGAAAGGCACCAGAGATAAACCGCGGTTACTATGCTAGAGTGAAAGCATTAGAGATGTTTATACACCAGTTTCTGGAA CGATGTGGCACAAAGTGCCAGATTATTAATCTGGGCTGTGGATTCGACACCCTGTATTGGCGGCTCAAAGATACCACGCAGGCCGTCAGCAATTTTGTGGAGTTGGACTACCCTTCCGTGATCAGCAAGAAGTGTCAAATCATCAAGCGGAATAAAGCTCTGCTGGAGAAGATCTGCACCGAAG ACGGCGAGGTGGTGGTGCGCAGTGGCGACCTGCACGCCGAGGGTTACCACCTAGCGGGCTGTGACCTGTCCAACGTGGCCGAGGTGGCCCGCAAGTTAGCCGGCGCCGGCGTGCGAGGTGACGCGCCCGCCCTGCTGCTGGCCGAGTGCGTGCTGGTGTACCTGCGGCCGGTCGCCGCCGACGCTCTGCTGGCGCACCTCGCCGCCGCCTTCCCGCGTTGCGTGCTGTTGCTGTACGAACAGTGCAACCTCGCCGACCGCTTCGGCGAGGTGATGCTGCGCAACCTGAGCGCGCGCGGCTGTGCTCTCGCCGGTGAGCGATTCTGCCGCGACCCCGCGGCGCAGGAGCGACGCCTCCTGGCCGCCGGTTTCGAGGCCGCGCGCTGCTGGGACATGGAGACCGTGTGGCGTGCCTTTCCCGAGGAGGAGCGCGCGCGCGTCGAGGCGCTGGAGATGCTGGACGAGCGCGAGCTGCTGCAGCAGCTGCACGCGCACTACGCGCTGACGGTGGCCACGCGCGGCGCGCTCTTTGCCGACCTCGACCTCAACTGCTAG